The Neobacillus sp. OS1-2 genome includes a window with the following:
- a CDS encoding ATP-binding cassette domain-containing protein codes for MLTVQDLRKSFGDFEAVKGVSFEVEKGESYGLLGPNGAGKSTSIHMVTGLFPPTSGEIRMKGIDVVKNPKQAQKWIGVVPQEIALYQAMSARENLKFWGRMYDLSGIELEKSVDQVLEIIGLTERAKDKVETFSGGMKRRVNIGAAILHKPELLIMDEPTVGIDPQSRNHILETVKHLNSEGMTIIYTSHYMEEVEYLCERIGIVDHGQLIASGTLSELRETIGDQSKVILTINKDESKMAGLAQSLTSLFPENDIQIQDQQIMVFHKEPQVILTDFIQSVTKTGIKITSVDIVEPNLESVFLHLTGRNLRD; via the coding sequence ATGCTAACCGTTCAGGATTTACGAAAAAGCTTTGGGGATTTTGAAGCTGTGAAGGGTGTTTCGTTCGAGGTGGAAAAAGGGGAGTCTTATGGGCTGCTTGGGCCAAATGGAGCGGGGAAATCAACTTCAATTCATATGGTGACTGGCTTGTTTCCGCCCACTTCAGGTGAAATTCGGATGAAAGGCATTGACGTCGTCAAGAACCCGAAGCAAGCCCAAAAATGGATTGGCGTCGTCCCGCAGGAGATCGCTCTCTATCAAGCGATGTCAGCAAGGGAAAATTTAAAGTTTTGGGGAAGAATGTATGATTTATCCGGTATTGAACTGGAAAAAAGTGTAGACCAAGTGCTTGAGATTATCGGTTTAACCGAGCGGGCGAAGGACAAGGTGGAGACCTTTTCCGGCGGAATGAAGCGGCGTGTTAATATCGGGGCTGCCATTTTACATAAACCAGAGTTGTTAATCATGGATGAACCGACAGTTGGCATTGATCCGCAGTCGAGGAATCATATTTTAGAAACGGTTAAGCATTTAAACAGTGAAGGGATGACGATTATTTATACGAGTCACTATATGGAGGAAGTGGAGTATCTATGCGAAAGGATTGGGATTGTTGACCATGGTCAATTAATTGCTTCTGGTACATTAAGTGAATTAAGGGAAACGATCGGTGACCAATCGAAGGTGATCTTAACCATCAATAAGGATGAATCTAAGATGGCTGGACTTGCTCAGTCTTTAACAAGCCTTTTTCCAGAAAATGATATTCAAATTCAGGATCAACAAATAATGGTCTTTCATAAGGAACCGCAGGTGATTTTGACTGATTTCATCCAGTCAGTGACAAAAACCGGCATAAAGATTACGTCTGTGGATATCGTCGAACCGAACCTCGAGAGTGTGTTTTTACATTTAACTGGTAGAAACTTAAGGGATTAG
- the ptsG gene encoding glucose-specific PTS transporter subunit IIBC produces the protein MFKNAFGVLQKVGKALMLPVALLPAAGLLLGIGNAFQQPTTLNYLPFLDAHWIQLVASVMEDAGSIIFGNLALIFAAGVALGLAGDGAAALAAIVGYLVLNQVMCTWAGVTAEMVGTDPSYANVLGIPTLQTGVFGGIIVGLLAAFAYNRYYNIEMPSFLGFFAGKRFVPIVTAVFSLITGLLLLLIWPPIQHGMNAASNWMLGSGTYLAVFAFGFIKRLLIPFGLHHIWYAPFWYEFGSYKTAGGNIVHGDMTIFFAQLKDNVKLTAGYFMQGEFPVMMFGLPAAALAMYHTAKPEKKKMVAGLLGSAALTSFLTGITEPLEFSFLFVSPLLFFIHAVLDGLAFIVMAMFKVHLGYTFSGGAIDFFLFGILPGKERWWIAVLLGIVFAVVYYFVFRFIITKFNVKTPGREDDESVSATEVPKGQKGDLPYQILEAMGGQQNIAHLDACITRLRVSVYDSKIVDKGQLKKLGAAGVLEVGNNIQAILGPRSETIKGQIEDIIVGKRQRTTPGNALEKGLGQHLGEIPSEALRSERNGDGNFVAPLKGEIKPITEVPDQVFAGKLMGDGFAIIPAEGMVVSPVDGKIVNLFPTKHAIGILSDSGREILIHVGIDTVNLKGQGFEPLVSENDCIVKGQPLLKVNLDYIKANATSTISPIVFTNLAEGEKVVIEKQGLVDLKQEGIVKISK, from the coding sequence ATGTTTAAAAACGCCTTTGGCGTCTTACAAAAAGTCGGGAAGGCGCTTATGCTTCCGGTTGCCCTATTGCCGGCAGCTGGTCTTTTGCTTGGTATCGGCAATGCATTTCAACAGCCGACAACGCTTAATTATTTGCCGTTTCTTGATGCACATTGGATTCAATTGGTTGCCAGTGTGATGGAGGACGCAGGCTCCATCATTTTTGGCAACTTAGCGCTAATCTTTGCAGCGGGTGTTGCTTTGGGTTTAGCGGGAGACGGTGCTGCTGCCCTAGCGGCTATTGTCGGTTATTTAGTGTTAAACCAGGTTATGTGCACGTGGGCTGGTGTTACGGCGGAAATGGTAGGAACAGATCCATCTTATGCAAATGTACTAGGTATTCCAACCCTGCAAACAGGAGTATTTGGAGGGATTATTGTCGGATTACTTGCGGCTTTTGCCTACAATCGATACTACAATATTGAAATGCCTTCGTTCCTTGGATTTTTTGCCGGCAAACGGTTTGTACCGATTGTAACAGCTGTGTTCTCGTTAATTACTGGTCTATTGCTCTTGCTTATATGGCCGCCAATTCAGCACGGGATGAATGCTGCTTCAAACTGGATGCTTGGAAGCGGAACATACCTAGCTGTATTTGCTTTTGGATTTATTAAGAGATTACTTATTCCATTTGGATTGCATCATATTTGGTATGCCCCATTCTGGTATGAGTTCGGTTCCTATAAAACAGCTGGAGGCAATATTGTTCATGGTGACATGACGATTTTCTTTGCGCAATTAAAAGATAATGTAAAACTTACGGCTGGTTACTTTATGCAAGGCGAATTTCCTGTTATGATGTTTGGTTTGCCAGCTGCAGCTCTGGCCATGTATCATACAGCGAAACCTGAAAAGAAAAAGATGGTGGCGGGATTGTTGGGTTCTGCTGCATTAACATCGTTCCTAACAGGTATTACGGAACCACTGGAATTTTCATTTTTGTTTGTATCGCCATTGTTATTCTTTATCCACGCAGTCCTCGATGGGTTAGCGTTTATAGTGATGGCAATGTTTAAGGTTCATTTGGGTTACACATTCTCCGGTGGTGCCATTGACTTTTTCCTATTTGGTATCCTTCCAGGAAAAGAGCGTTGGTGGATTGCTGTACTATTAGGTATTGTTTTTGCGGTTGTTTATTACTTTGTATTCCGCTTTATTATTACCAAGTTTAACGTAAAAACACCAGGTAGAGAAGATGATGAAAGTGTATCAGCGACGGAGGTTCCGAAAGGACAAAAAGGTGACCTTCCCTATCAAATTCTTGAAGCAATGGGCGGACAACAAAATATTGCCCATCTAGATGCGTGTATTACTCGTCTCCGTGTTTCTGTATATGATAGTAAGATTGTAGACAAGGGTCAATTGAAAAAATTAGGGGCTGCAGGTGTGCTTGAAGTAGGAAACAATATTCAAGCAATCTTAGGACCACGTTCTGAAACCATCAAAGGTCAAATAGAAGATATAATAGTAGGAAAACGTCAACGCACAACACCTGGTAACGCCCTGGAAAAAGGTCTGGGACAACACTTAGGGGAGATTCCATCTGAAGCGCTTCGGTCCGAACGCAACGGTGACGGAAATTTTGTTGCACCTCTTAAAGGAGAAATCAAGCCTATTACAGAAGTACCGGATCAAGTGTTTGCAGGAAAGTTGATGGGAGACGGTTTTGCCATTATACCGGCAGAGGGAATGGTGGTTTCACCTGTAGATGGAAAAATCGTCAATCTTTTCCCTACGAAACATGCGATTGGTATCCTTTCAGATAGTGGTCGTGAAATATTAATCCATGTTGGGATTGATACCGTTAACCTAAAAGGGCAAGGATTTGAACCGTTAGTTTCCGAAAATGACTGCATTGTAAAAGGACAACCATTATTAAAAGTGAATCTGGATTATATAAAAGCAAATGCAACCTCTACAATTTCACCCATTGTGTTCACAAACTTAGCTGAAGGTGAAAAGGTGGTCATTGAAAAGCAGGGTCTAGTTGATCTAAAGCAAGAAGGTATTGTTAAAATTTCAAAATAA
- the guaA gene encoding glutamine-hydrolyzing GMP synthase, translating to MIVVLDFGSQYNQLITRRIREFGVYSELHPHTITAEEIRKMNPKGIIFSGGPNSVYDENSFRCDEAIFDMGLPILGICYGMQLMTVHFNGKVEKAQHREYGKAMISVEKDSALFKGLPAEQTVWMSHGDLVVEPPEGFTVDGTSPSCPISSMSDAERKLYAVQFHPEVRHSVYGNELLKNFVFTVCGASGDWSMENFIEMEMAKIRETVGDKKVLCALSGGVDSSVVAVLIHKAIGDQLTCIFVDHGLLRKNEADSVMKTFSEGFHMNVIKVDAKDRFLSKLEGVSDPEKKRKIIGNEFIYVFDDEATKLEGIEFLAQGTLYTDIIESGTATAQTIKSHHNVGGLPEDMQFTLIEPLSTLFKDEVRALGTELGIPDDIVWRQPFPGPGLGIRVLGAISDEKLEIVRDSDWILREEIKKAGLDREIWQYFTVLPDIRSVGVMGDARTYDYTIGIRAVTSIDGMTSDWARIPWDVLELISTRIVNEVAHVNRVVYDITSKPPATIEWE from the coding sequence ATGATTGTTGTTTTAGATTTTGGAAGTCAATATAATCAGTTGATTACACGGCGGATTCGTGAATTCGGTGTGTATAGTGAACTTCATCCGCATACGATTACGGCAGAAGAAATTCGCAAAATGAATCCAAAGGGCATTATTTTTTCTGGCGGCCCTAACAGTGTGTATGATGAAAATTCCTTCCGCTGTGATGAAGCCATTTTTGACATGGGTCTGCCGATTCTTGGGATTTGCTACGGAATGCAACTGATGACCGTGCATTTCAATGGAAAGGTTGAAAAAGCGCAGCACCGTGAATATGGCAAAGCGATGATATCAGTGGAGAAGGACTCAGCTCTTTTCAAAGGGCTGCCTGCGGAACAGACAGTATGGATGAGTCATGGTGACTTGGTTGTCGAGCCACCTGAAGGGTTTACCGTTGATGGTACAAGCCCGTCCTGTCCGATTTCATCGATGAGCGATGCGGAACGCAAGCTTTACGCTGTTCAATTTCATCCAGAAGTGCGCCATTCCGTTTACGGCAATGAACTGCTCAAGAATTTCGTCTTTACTGTCTGCGGTGCTAGCGGCGATTGGTCAATGGAGAATTTCATTGAAATGGAAATGGCGAAGATTCGCGAGACTGTTGGTGACAAAAAAGTTCTTTGTGCTTTAAGCGGCGGAGTTGACTCCTCTGTTGTAGCAGTTCTCATCCATAAAGCGATTGGCGATCAGTTAACTTGTATTTTTGTTGACCACGGCCTGCTTCGAAAAAATGAAGCGGACAGCGTCATGAAAACTTTCTCTGAAGGTTTCCATATGAACGTGATCAAAGTGGATGCGAAAGATCGGTTCTTATCCAAGCTTGAGGGTGTATCCGATCCAGAGAAAAAGCGGAAAATCATCGGTAATGAATTTATTTATGTATTCGATGATGAAGCTACAAAGCTTGAAGGGATCGAGTTTTTGGCCCAGGGAACACTTTACACAGATATAATCGAAAGCGGTACAGCAACAGCACAAACAATTAAATCGCATCACAATGTCGGCGGTCTGCCGGAAGATATGCAGTTTACATTAATTGAACCGTTGAGCACCTTGTTTAAGGATGAGGTTCGTGCACTTGGAACGGAGCTTGGTATTCCGGATGATATCGTCTGGAGACAGCCATTTCCGGGTCCTGGTCTAGGGATTCGTGTACTTGGAGCGATTTCTGATGAAAAACTTGAAATCGTCCGCGATTCGGATTGGATCCTTCGCGAGGAAATTAAAAAGGCCGGGCTTGACCGTGAAATTTGGCAATACTTCACCGTGCTTCCGGACATTCGCAGTGTCGGCGTTATGGGCGATGCTAGAACGTATGATTACACCATTGGTATTCGTGCGGTTACTTCCATCGATGGTATGACCTCCGATTGGGCACGGATTCCGTGGGATGTACTTGAACTTATCTCGACACGGATCGTAAACGAAGTAGCACATGTCAATCGAGTGGTCTACGACATTACTTCCAAGCCACCTGCTACGATTGAGTGGGAATAA
- a CDS encoding ABC transporter permease → MKFWWLARKDLLLVARDKKAFLTLILMPLLLIAILGSAFGSMMKEDEAFTIKKFTLGVVNLDQGQLSKALTDEVLTKNLSKQIRVKYYQENEMVKKLQNHNLTVGIIIEKDFTTSLMTGKGTKVKILAVPDTVINPTIVQTVIEQFSRTIPIEATAAQMAQPVQAGGQSALVQDGYGKKPLVTETTVDAKTKPVSSFQYYAAAMGVMFLLMTVVQGVSTMILEKEQDVYQRLLLTNLTYPNYLLGKLLGLIIICLTQAFIIIAGTRIIFGVDWGPSISGIASMTLAFVINASGLGVLAGSFIKTEKSFNVAGMFGTQIMAALGGSMVPLYVFPDWVVFVTKFLPNGLALQTYLDLMSGATLTKILPAIGGSIGLGLLFFTIGLIRLSFERRGKYA, encoded by the coding sequence ATGAAGTTTTGGTGGCTGGCAAGGAAGGACTTGCTGCTTGTCGCGCGGGATAAAAAGGCCTTTTTAACCCTCATTTTGATGCCGCTATTGTTAATTGCCATTTTAGGTTCTGCATTCGGCAGTATGATGAAGGAAGATGAAGCGTTTACGATTAAAAAGTTTACCCTTGGGGTTGTGAATTTGGACCAAGGACAATTAAGTAAAGCCCTCACCGACGAAGTCCTTACGAAAAACTTATCCAAACAAATTCGAGTGAAATACTATCAAGAAAATGAAATGGTAAAAAAGCTACAAAACCACAACCTAACCGTCGGCATCATCATCGAAAAAGACTTCACAACTTCACTAATGACCGGCAAGGGCACAAAAGTAAAAATATTAGCGGTGCCTGACACCGTTATTAATCCAACCATCGTTCAAACTGTGATTGAGCAGTTTTCTCGCACGATTCCAATTGAGGCAACAGCGGCGCAAATGGCCCAGCCTGTTCAGGCAGGGGGGCAAAGCGCTTTGGTTCAGGATGGGTACGGAAAGAAACCATTGGTAACAGAAACGACTGTTGATGCGAAAACAAAGCCGGTCAGTTCGTTTCAATATTATGCTGCTGCCATGGGCGTGATGTTTTTGTTAATGACAGTGGTCCAAGGAGTTTCCACCATGATCCTCGAGAAAGAGCAAGATGTGTATCAACGATTACTGCTAACAAATCTAACCTATCCAAATTATCTTCTTGGAAAATTACTCGGATTAATTATTATTTGCTTAACCCAAGCATTTATTATCATTGCCGGAACACGAATCATTTTTGGGGTTGATTGGGGACCTTCGATTTCAGGCATTGCTAGTATGACGTTGGCTTTTGTTATCAATGCCAGCGGACTCGGTGTGTTAGCGGGCTCTTTTATAAAAACGGAAAAGTCATTTAATGTTGCCGGGATGTTTGGAACGCAAATTATGGCTGCGTTAGGTGGGAGTATGGTTCCACTCTACGTATTTCCGGATTGGGTTGTATTCGTTACCAAGTTTTTACCGAACGGGCTTGCCTTGCAAACCTATTTAGATTTGATGTCCGGCGCAACATTGACTAAGATTCTCCCTGCAATTGGCGGATCCATTGGCTTAGGCTTACTCTTTTTTACGATTGGCTTAATTCGCCTTTCATTTGAAAGGAGAGGTAAATATGCGTAA
- a CDS encoding NCS2 family permease — MQKYFEFEKHGTNYRRELIGGFTTFLAMAYILVVNPLTLSLAAIKDFPDALRMDHGAVFVATALASAIGSIIMGLLGKYPLALAPGMGLNAFFAFTVVLGSGIPWQHALGAVLISGVFFFLLTLTGLREKIINAIPIDLKHAVGAGIGLFITFVGLQSAGIIVNNDATLVGLGDLTAGGPLLAIFGLVVTVIMMTRGIKGAVFYGMILTAIVGVIFGEIKMPHQVVGDVPSLAPTFGAAFSSFGDSSFYTTTMLGIVLTFLFVDFFDNAGTLVAVASQAGLMKDNKLPNAGRALISDSIATSVGAVLGTSTTTSYVESTAGVAAGARTGFASLVTGALFVLSIFFFPLLSVITSPVTTPALVIVGVLMVSSLGKIDWKRFEIAVPAFLTMVAMPLTYSIATGIAMGFIFYPITMLVKGKSKEIHPIMYLFFVIFVLYFIFLK, encoded by the coding sequence ATGCAGAAGTATTTTGAGTTTGAGAAACATGGGACAAATTATCGTAGAGAATTGATTGGTGGGTTTACTACTTTCTTAGCGATGGCATATATTCTAGTGGTTAACCCGCTAACCTTATCGCTGGCGGCAATAAAGGATTTTCCGGATGCTTTACGTATGGATCATGGTGCCGTATTCGTTGCCACAGCTTTAGCATCTGCCATCGGCTCGATTATCATGGGACTGCTGGGAAAATATCCTCTGGCATTAGCACCGGGGATGGGATTAAACGCCTTTTTTGCTTTCACAGTTGTGTTAGGCAGTGGAATTCCGTGGCAGCATGCATTAGGTGCTGTATTGATTTCAGGTGTGTTTTTCTTCTTGCTTACGTTAACAGGACTTCGTGAAAAAATTATTAATGCCATTCCGATTGATTTAAAGCATGCTGTTGGAGCCGGGATTGGCTTATTCATTACTTTTGTAGGTTTACAAAGTGCTGGAATCATTGTTAATAATGATGCTACCCTTGTCGGCTTAGGTGACTTAACGGCAGGCGGTCCGCTACTCGCTATTTTCGGGCTAGTCGTAACAGTTATTATGATGACACGCGGCATTAAAGGTGCCGTATTTTATGGGATGATTTTGACAGCGATTGTCGGAGTGATTTTTGGCGAAATAAAAATGCCGCATCAAGTGGTCGGGGATGTTCCTAGTTTAGCACCAACCTTTGGGGCTGCCTTTTCTTCATTTGGTGATAGTTCATTTTATACAACCACAATGCTTGGAATTGTTTTAACGTTTTTGTTTGTTGATTTCTTTGATAATGCCGGGACGCTTGTTGCCGTTGCCAGCCAAGCGGGCTTAATGAAAGATAATAAGCTTCCTAATGCAGGAAGGGCGCTCATTTCCGATTCCATCGCTACTAGCGTTGGGGCTGTACTCGGAACATCGACTACTACATCTTATGTGGAGTCAACCGCGGGGGTTGCAGCCGGTGCAAGAACGGGATTTGCTTCATTAGTAACTGGTGCATTATTCGTCTTATCGATCTTCTTCTTTCCGTTATTATCAGTTATAACCTCACCTGTAACAACACCAGCATTGGTCATTGTCGGGGTCTTGATGGTTTCTTCTTTGGGGAAAATTGACTGGAAACGGTTTGAGATTGCTGTTCCAGCATTCTTAACCATGGTGGCAATGCCGCTTACGTACAGTATTGCGACTGGGATTGCCATGGGTTTTATCTTCTACCCAATTACAATGTTAGTGAAAGGGAAAAGCAAGGAAATCCACCCGATCATGTATTTATTCTTTGTAATTTTTGTCCTATATTTTATCTTCTTGAAATAG
- a CDS encoding ABC transporter permease, protein MRKIWTILMLHLKEFFKSPGVLVLMFVMPALFSWIFGGMTINSGQNKPVVNVVAGNAEVSQKILTLLKADHHYEWKKTTKQQAKKNVSAQDAIAAVVISTDVEQRIIEKKPLFDIIVQRKTENYLALSSHLEGTAGLVVRSYQTTSKLEKDAFPKVLAAVANNKGVQVEKQIIQKDAKTNVDINLMFVGFAIMFMMFGLSGAASTILDERTGGTWGRLIVSPASKVQIILGYLLAYFFMGWIQLAVLMVTMNLMFDTTWGNLFYMIPYASLVILCIVGFGLMMAGLVKTKQQASAVSAVLIVSTCMLGGVYWPIDVVPDFMQKIALGVPQTWAMAGFKEIISGSLHAGTIIKDTAALLGFSALFFLIGLRGMKFE, encoded by the coding sequence ATGCGTAAAATCTGGACGATTTTAATGCTTCATTTGAAGGAGTTTTTTAAATCACCTGGAGTTTTGGTGCTTATGTTCGTCATGCCAGCATTATTTAGTTGGATCTTTGGCGGTATGACCATCAATTCGGGACAGAATAAACCGGTGGTGAATGTGGTAGCAGGTAATGCTGAAGTCAGCCAAAAGATTTTGACCCTTTTAAAAGCGGATCATCATTATGAATGGAAAAAAACAACGAAACAACAGGCTAAAAAGAATGTATCCGCTCAAGACGCCATTGCTGCAGTGGTAATTTCAACGGATGTCGAGCAAAGAATAATAGAAAAGAAACCGTTATTTGATATTATTGTTCAGCGAAAGACGGAGAATTATCTTGCATTATCATCCCATTTGGAGGGAACGGCAGGGCTTGTCGTAAGATCTTATCAGACTACTTCGAAATTGGAGAAGGATGCCTTTCCAAAGGTTCTTGCCGCAGTGGCGAACAATAAAGGTGTGCAGGTCGAAAAGCAGATCATCCAAAAAGATGCGAAAACCAATGTTGATATCAACCTTATGTTTGTAGGGTTTGCCATCATGTTTATGATGTTTGGTCTATCAGGAGCAGCTTCGACCATACTTGACGAAAGAACGGGTGGTACTTGGGGGAGACTGATTGTTTCTCCTGCCAGCAAAGTGCAAATCATCCTTGGTTACCTTTTAGCTTACTTTTTCATGGGGTGGATACAGTTAGCGGTACTGATGGTGACAATGAACCTGATGTTTGATACAACATGGGGAAATTTATTTTATATGATTCCTTATGCATCTCTTGTCATTCTGTGTATAGTCGGCTTTGGTCTGATGATGGCGGGGCTGGTCAAAACAAAACAACAGGCCTCCGCGGTGAGTGCTGTTTTAATCGTGAGCACTTGTATGCTTGGCGGTGTCTATTGGCCCATTGATGTAGTACCAGATTTCATGCAGAAAATTGCCTTGGGTGTACCACAAACATGGGCAATGGCAGGTTTTAAAGAAATTATCAGCGGTAGCCTGCATGCCGGAACGATCATAAAAGATACAGCAGCACTGCTTGGATTTAGTGCATTGTTCTTTTTAATTGGGTTAAGAGGGATGAAGTTTGAATGA
- the glcT gene encoding glucose PTS transporter transcription antiterminator GlcT — MANLLIEKVLNNNVLIAKHPSYEEVVLIGKGIGFNRKQGDYIDTDAVEKLFVLKSEKVQENYIKLLPFIDNDYLEVIISSIDLIKQRTHSVLNEHIHVALTDHLMFALTRASQGMEMRNPFLVETKALYRHEYEVAAEVVEDIKAKTGISLPVGEIGFIALHVHSAITNKNLSVVNQHSQLVSKLVEMVEDQFKFEIDKESIDYMRLVRHLHFAINRVMKGERVEEPKKIASLFKEEYPVCYNLAWKLIKVMQQTLKLSVFDAEAVYLTMHLQRLQNKYK; from the coding sequence TTGGCAAACTTACTTATAGAAAAAGTATTAAATAACAATGTATTAATCGCTAAACACCCTTCCTATGAAGAAGTTGTTTTAATAGGGAAAGGCATTGGGTTTAATCGAAAACAAGGCGACTATATTGATACGGATGCGGTTGAAAAGCTGTTTGTCTTAAAAAGTGAAAAAGTACAAGAAAACTACATCAAGCTGCTACCCTTTATTGATAACGATTATTTAGAGGTCATTATTTCCTCGATTGACTTAATTAAGCAACGAACACATTCTGTTTTAAATGAACATATTCATGTGGCATTAACGGATCATTTAATGTTTGCCTTGACAAGAGCTTCACAAGGTATGGAAATGCGAAACCCATTCCTTGTTGAGACGAAGGCGCTTTACCGCCATGAGTATGAAGTCGCGGCAGAAGTGGTCGAGGACATTAAAGCGAAGACGGGAATAAGCCTGCCTGTTGGCGAAATTGGATTTATTGCTCTTCACGTCCATAGTGCAATTACAAATAAAAATCTATCAGTTGTGAATCAACATTCGCAGCTTGTCAGCAAGCTGGTAGAAATGGTAGAGGATCAGTTTAAATTCGAAATTGATAAAGAAAGCATCGATTATATGAGGCTAGTTCGCCATCTTCACTTTGCTATTAACCGTGTAATGAAGGGTGAGAGAGTAGAAGAACCAAAAAAAATTGCTTCTCTATTTAAAGAGGAATACCCTGTGTGCTATAATCTTGCGTGGAAGCTCATTAAAGTGATGCAGCAAACCTTAAAATTGAGTGTTTTTGATGCAGAAGCCGTTTATTTAACGATGCATTTACAAAGACTTCAAAATAAATATAAATAG